CGGTCCGTCCGCAAGGCCGTCTGCATGTGCCGCCTGAGGGTCTCCCTGTCCTCGGGGAGGACGTATTCGTGGACGTATGTGCCGAGGATTTCTTCCGTGCTCCGGCCCTCGTGGGCACGGTTTATGTGTAAAATCGTCCCGTCCCGGTCCAGATAGAGAATGAAGTCCGGGCTGTTCTCCGTCAGCGACAGGAGCTTTTCCTCGGAGCTCCGGAGCTCTTGCAGGGTGCGCTTCTGGCCGCTGATGTCTATGAAGGACGCCATGAGGCAGAGGGGGTTGCCCTCGGCGTTTCTGACCAGGCTGGCCGATATCTGGATGTCCCGATGCCTGCCGTCCGATGCCACCGCCTTTCCCTCGCCTATCCAGCCGCCCTCGGCACGCACCACCTCCAGGAGACGGCCGGCGTTTTCCTTCTGGACGGCAAAATCCATGTAGCTTCTGCCCAGGACCTCTTCTTTGTTCGCATAGCCCAGGAGACTGAGGAACGAATCGTTGACAAAGGTCAGCGTGCCGTCGAGGTCTCCCAGGGCTATGGCGTTGATGGACGAGGCGATGGCGCTTTCGGCGACCCTCAGGGTGTCCTCCACCTGTTTGAGCTCGGATATGTCCCTGGCCACGCCCGAGATGTATGTAACGGAGCCGTCGGGCGCCCGGTGGCTGACGATGAGAAGGGAGACCGGGATTTCCCCCCCGTCGCGTCCAGCCAGATGGGCCTCGCCCCGCCAGCGGCCCTCCTGAAGAGCGGTCGGAATGCCTTCCCGCATGATGCGCCGCGCCGATTCTTCCGTAAGGCCCTGCGGGACCTCGAGCGCGGAGATGTCCGCCTCAGGAGGGATATCCAGTAAATTGCGAAGGGCCCTGTTCATGTAAAGCAGCCCGCCCTCGGGGGAGCTGATGCCCACGAAGTCGGCCGTCTCCTCCAGCAGGCCGACGAAACGCTCTCTTTCCTGTTCGGCCTTCCTTTTCCGGGTGAGGTCGTGAAAGGCACTAAGGTACATTGTCCTGTCTTTGTACGGCACCAGGGCGGTTATGACCGCGACGTGTCTCTCCGAGCCGTCCTTGGCCCTGATGAGGGCCTCCGTCTCGATGGTGTCACCGAAGCTTTTCAGCTGCTCCAGCCGCTCGGCGGCCGCCCGCCGCACCTCCGGGTCGGGGTAGAGAAGGACGTTGAAGTCGCCTGTCGCATTGGCCTCCTCGCGAGTGTAACCCGTCAGGCGCTCCATGCTCCGGTTATAGACGTGGAACCGTCCTTCGCCGTCGCTGAAGGCAATGCCTTCCCGGAGGGCCTGCACGACGGCGTGAAGGGTCTCTTCCTTCCCCTTCAGCTCCTCCTCGGTGAGGCGGGACCGCGTGACGTTGGCGATGATG
The Nitrospirota bacterium genome window above contains:
- a CDS encoding PAS domain S-box protein, coding for EDRELAARHLTDVWQKGGRQNAELRLVRADGSEFYGRLESALVDGEPQGDLCISIIANVTRSRLTEEELKGKEETLHAVVQALREGIAFSDGEGRFHVYNRSMERLTGYTREEANATGDFNVLLYPDPEVRRAAAERLEQLKSFGDTIETEALIRAKDGSERHVAVITALVPYKDRTMYLSAFHDLTRKRKAEQERERFVGLLEETADFVGISSPEGGLLYMNRALRNLLDIPPEADISALEVPQGLTEESARRIMREGIPTALQEGRWRGEAHLAGRDGGEIPVSLLIVSHRAPDGSVTYISGVARDISELKQVEDTLRVAESAIASSINAIALGDLDGTLTFVNDSFLSLLGYANKEEVLGRSYMDFAVQKENAGRLLEVVRAEGGWIGEGKAVASDGRHRDIQISASLVRNAEGNPLCLMASFIDISGQKRTLQELRSSEEKLLSLTENSPDFILYLDRDGTILHINRAHEGRSTEEILGTYVHEYVLPEDRETLRRHMQTALRTDRTMMFEMRAVGPREYPLWYECNLGPVRLHGEVTGAVLISRDITERKNAEDALAMYREQLEDMVVKRTEELASAVELLREEVAERKSVEEALKASRRELRALFANLQEVREDERRRIASEVHDEMGQILTALKLDLAYLGKKVCPDEAAAEKLRSMSAHVDSVISAVQRITMELRPTVLDVLGLVAALEWQVREFESWSGITCATDLAMEDADIEESMATGLFRIAQEALTNVARHAEATKVTILLKREQNRILMVIEDNGRGIPEDKLDGPASLGISGIRERVRYMEGTLQVAGRSGQGTTLRVSLPLL